The region CGACCGGCTGCCGGCCGACCTGCGGGCGCTGGGCCTGGACCGCGAACTGGACGACGTGGTCACCTCGGCGGAACTCGGCGCGGCCAAGCCGGACCCGTTGGCGTTCCGCAAGGCCCTGGCCCGGCTGGGCGTGCCGGCCGGCGAGACGGTGTTCTGCGACGACAGCGCGGCCAACGCCGCCGGTGCGGTGGAGGCTGGCATCGACGGCGCGCACACGCCCGACACCGCCGCGCTGCACGCCGCCCTGGCCGCTCGGGGACTGCTCGGTGGCTGAGTTCCTGCTGCTCGTCCTGCACGACCGGGACGAGGCCGAAGCGCTCGCCCGCGACCTGCGCGCGGCGGGCTGGACACCCTGCGCCGTCCACAAGGACCTGCTGGCCGGCGAGGACGACGCCGAGGACGCGGACTGGGTCGTCGAGGTGACCACCGCCCCCGACGGCACCCCCGCGCCCGCCCGCCGGGCCGAACTCGAAGCGCTGGCCGAACGCCACGACGGGTTCGTGACGGACTAGTCTCGCCGGCCATGGAGCCGGTCGAGATCAACGCGGGCGAGTCCTACCTGCGCGCACTGCGGGCCGACGACCGGGTGGACGACCGGGTGGCGCTGCACGCGGGCGGCCGGTTCGACAGCGTCGACGCGGCGGGCGCGCACGTGGCCGAACGGCGACGGCAGTGGGAAGCGGACGAAACCTGTTCGTGGGCGGTGTGTGAACAGTTGTCGAACGTCGCGGTCGGCGAGATCTCGATCTCCGCCACCGGCGAGCTGTTCTGCTGGATCACGCCGGAACTGCGCGGAAAAGGCATCGCGACCCGCGCGGCGCAAGCCGTGACGGGCTTCGCGTTCGGTTTTCTCGATCTTGCGCGGATCACCGCGGTGCCTTCCGACGATGCCGGGCAGCGGTTGGCGCGGAAATGCGGATTCGAGTCCAGGGGTCCACACGAGGTGTGGACCCGGCTACGGTAGGTGCTCATGAGGGCTGCTCGCTTGATCGTCGCGCTCACCGCGTCGGCGCTCGTCGCGTGCACGCCCTTGCCCGACAACAAGGCCGACGGCCGGGTGGACGAACCACTGAGCGTGACGACCACGCCGAGGATCGCGCTGCCGGCCCGGCCGGCGGAACTCCCGCTGGACGGCGTCGACCCGTGCACGGTGCTGTCCGCCGATCAGCGGATGCAGCTCAGCCTGGACAACCCACCCAGCGCCTATGTGGAATCGAGCTTCGGCAACGCGAAGGCGTGCACCATTCGGAGCAGCATCAGCGGCAACGTGGTGCGCCTGGTGCTGGTCACGGTCGAGGGCATCGAGGTGTGGTTGAGCGAGAATGCGCAGGTGGAGGCGGCGCCGACGACGGTGTCCGGGTTCCCGGCGCTCACCGTGCGCACGCCGGGCATCGACGACGTGTGCACTGTCGAGGTGGACGTGGCCGCCGGCCAGTTCCTGGACGTGATGTTCCGCGACGGCGGCAACAAAACGCAGGTGAAGCAAGACATTCTCTGCCAGGGGGCGCAACGCGCGGCAGAAGCGGCTGTCGCCGGATTGCTGCAACGGGGCTGACCCGCGCGGGGGAAGTGCGTTCCACCTACTCCCCGCTGTCGGACCGTGTGGCTAAAGTGACCATGCCGAGGGAACCTGCCGGCGTGGCCGGGAGTCGAACCGAGGCAGACGACAGAGGCAGACGGGGAGGTCGTCCATGCCGTCGGAAGACCACGGCCGTGGTGCGGACACGGGCGGCACGCCGCCGCCGATGTCGCACACCTTGAACGTGGAACCCAGCGCCATACCCAGTCTCCGCAACGCGTTCGCAGGCGCGTTGACGAAGCTGGACCAGCAGATCGAGCTGGCCGTCACCGAGGTCAGGGTCCGCCCCTGGGCCGGCGACCCGGTCAGCGCGGACGCCGCGGAGCGGTTCAACGAGCGCTCGCTGGAGTCCGGCGACTCGGCGCTGAACGCGTTGCGCGACTACCAGCGGCAGCTCAAGGGCGCCATGGACGCGCTGACCCTGGTCGAGCAGCAGTACCGGTCCATCGAAGACGACAACACCGGGTTGATGGAGCAGCAAGGCGGCTGCTGAGCACGCCGCAGGCAAGGGGAATCGTCATGCCCGATGGACACCGCTGGAACGGCTACAGCCACGAAGAGCTCTACCGGGAGATCAACTCCGGGCCGGGGCCGACGGCCTCGCACGCCTCGGTGGAGCGCTGGGAGGGCGTGTCGGCCGCGCTGGCCGAGATCAACTCCGAGCTGCACGCCGGCGTGCTGCGCTCGGGCGCGACCTGGGAGGGCGCGGCGGCCGACCAGGCCCGGACGGGGATGAACCCGCTGGCCGCGTGGGCGGACGACGCCCGCGGCGGCGCGGAGGTGATGCGCACCTCCGCCGAGTTGCAGGCCGACTACATCGCCAAGGCCCGCGCCGACATGCCGCCGCCGGTGAAGGTGACCGCCGAGGACCCGGGCGCGCTGCTGACCGGCCTGACCCACCTCGTGGGCGGCCAGACGGACTACGAGAAGCAGGAACGCGCGCACAACGCGGCCGAGCAGCGGGCCCGCGAGGTGATGACCACCTACGCGTCGTCCACCACCTCGAACGTGACCACGCTGGGCCAGTTCCACCAGCCCCCGCAACTGCTGATCACCGCGCCGGACGTGGTGCGCAACGACGGCGTCGGCGTCGGCGGCCCGGCCGGTTTCCGCGGCGGTCCGCGCGGCGGTCGCGGGTGGGGCGGCTGGAACGGCGGGCGCGGCGGCGGCCGGGGTGGGCGCGGCGGGTGGACCCCGCAGCAGCCGGCCCGGCCCGGCGGCGTGATCGGCGGCACCACCGGCACGTCGACCGCGCCGAGCACCACCACCACGCCGGGCAGCGGCTCCCACACCCGGCCCGCGAACAGCGTGCCGGGCGGTCCGGGGCACCCCGGGTTCGGCGCCGGCGGCGTGATCGGCGGCGGTGCCGGCAGCCGGCAGGACCGCGACCGCGACAAGAAGGCGGCCGACACCACGACCGCCGAGCAGCACCAGGGCGCCGGCAACCCCACCGACCAGGCGCTGGGCCGCGCGAGCGGCACCACCTCGGTCAGCGCCGCGGAGTTCGGCGCGATCGCGGCGGCCAACGCCCAGCACGCCGGCACCTCCCCCGGTCCGGGCGCGGGCGGCCTGCCCGGCGCGGGCCAGCAGGGCGGCAACGACACCGTGCACAAG is a window of Saccharothrix espanaensis DSM 44229 DNA encoding:
- a CDS encoding GNAT family N-acetyltransferase, which codes for MEPVEINAGESYLRALRADDRVDDRVALHAGGRFDSVDAAGAHVAERRRQWEADETCSWAVCEQLSNVAVGEISISATGELFCWITPELRGKGIATRAAQAVTGFAFGFLDLARITAVPSDDAGQRLARKCGFESRGPHEVWTRLR
- a CDS encoding DUF3558 domain-containing protein; the encoded protein is MIVALTASALVACTPLPDNKADGRVDEPLSVTTTPRIALPARPAELPLDGVDPCTVLSADQRMQLSLDNPPSAYVESSFGNAKACTIRSSISGNVVRLVLVTVEGIEVWLSENAQVEAAPTTVSGFPALTVRTPGIDDVCTVEVDVAAGQFLDVMFRDGGNKTQVKQDILCQGAQRAAEAAVAGLLQRG
- a CDS encoding PPE domain-containing protein; its protein translation is MPDGHRWNGYSHEELYREINSGPGPTASHASVERWEGVSAALAEINSELHAGVLRSGATWEGAAADQARTGMNPLAAWADDARGGAEVMRTSAELQADYIAKARADMPPPVKVTAEDPGALLTGLTHLVGGQTDYEKQERAHNAAEQRAREVMTTYASSTTSNVTTLGQFHQPPQLLITAPDVVRNDGVGVGGPAGFRGGPRGGRGWGGWNGGRGGGRGGRGGWTPQQPARPGGVIGGTTGTSTAPSTTTTPGSGSHTRPANSVPGGPGHPGFGAGGVIGGGAGSRQDRDRDKKAADTTTAEQHQGAGNPTDQALGRASGTTSVSAAEFGAIAAANAQHAGTSPGPGAGGLPGAGQQGGNDTVHKRTVGVPVPQQQAFDPFGGLGGARADEDEDGEHDGADYLRETDDIYGIGGIISPPVIGESTTH